The Chloroflexota bacterium genome includes a region encoding these proteins:
- a CDS encoding N-acetylmuramoyl-L-alanine amidase, producing MDMSVTAIKVIDITAQTDTSVYDSRPSGGASIAGILLHHTGSSNEAGDQEWLSQYHANPVSIHKLIRRDGTIVQIVSDANRAWHAGVSTWRGRANCNDWMIGYELCNRGDGVEAFTDAQYESVAQSVAYQCALYKISDVMVARHLDVCVPPGRKDDPRGFDMARMWRRVTEIRTSWPAGWPAFWCCN from the coding sequence ATGGATATGAGTGTAACAGCTATAAAAGTGATTGACATAACGGCTCAGACGGATACGAGTGTGTATGACAGCAGGCCGAGCGGCGGGGCCTCAATAGCAGGCATATTGCTGCATCACACGGGCAGCTCAAATGAGGCGGGGGACCAGGAGTGGCTGTCTCAGTATCATGCGAACCCCGTGAGCATCCATAAGCTGATAAGGCGGGACGGCACGATTGTGCAGATAGTGTCGGACGCAAATAGGGCCTGGCACGCGGGGGTCAGCACGTGGCGGGGGCGCGCCAACTGCAACGACTGGATGATCGGCTACGAGCTATGCAACCGGGGGGACGGCGTGGAAGCGTTTACAGACGCGCAGTATGAGAGCGTGGCGCAATCGGTTGCATACCAGTGTGCGCTCTACAAGATTAGTGATGTGATGGTCGCGCGACATCTTGACGTCTGTGTGCCTCCGGGCCGCAAGGATGATCCGAGGGGCTTTGACATGGCTCGTATGTGGCGGCGAGTGACTGAGATACGCACCTCGTGGCCCGCTGGATGGCCCGCGTTCTGGTGCTGCAACG